DNA sequence from the Acidobacteriota bacterium genome:
GGTATCCGCTCGACGTCGGGAAGTACCACAGTCATCCCAAGAAGATCGAGGGCCGCATCCTCGACCTCGACGAGTCGCCCGAGATCGAAACCTCAGACTCGGAGTGGCGGCGGGTCGAGACGCTCCGCCGCGACGGCGACCGACTGGTGCGAATGGCCGAGTTTCGGGGCCGCACGACGGCAGGCGTGAAGTTCCGCACCGTGTACGAGCGTCCGGAGCGCGTCTTCGGATCGAATCCTGCCGACATCCGCAGGCCGCAGCCCCTCGCCAGGCCGGTGGCCTTGCGGATCGTCCCGCCCCTGGGCCGATACGGCGAACTGCTGAGCGGCAGGCTCGAAGTCCAGACTCTCGTCATCGATCCGCAGATCGCAACGGTTGACTTCTTCGTCGACGGACAGCCTGTCGGGCAGGTGAAGAAGCGGCCCTTCGCGACGCATCTCAAACTGGCCAATCCGCCCCGCGAGCAGAGACTTGAAGTCCGAGCCTGGGGGCCCGTCGGCGAGTTCATCGCAAGCGACACGGTCGTCCTGAACCGGCTCCACAGGCCGTTTAGCGCCCGAATCACGAAGATTCGCCCCGCCCATTCCGGCGAGAACGCCCCGATCCGGGTCGAGGCAGCTGTCTCGCTGCCGCGCGACGCGGTGTTGGAGCGGATCGACTTCTACCGCAGTGACGAACTCGTCTCCACATTGGATGACTTCGCTGAACAGGCAGCGCTCCGCGCCACGGGTACGGCCCACATCGGGGCGCTGATCGCCGACATTGACGCCAACGACTTCGTCCGCGTCAACGCACGGCTGGCCGACGGTCGCGAACGGGAGGACGCGGAACTCCTCCAGGGCGCCGACTACCAGAGTGAGATCGACGTTCAACTGACCCAGATCCAGGTCCTGGTGACAGATCGCCGGGGCAATCCGGTCAGCGGCCTGGCACCCAGCGACTTCGAGGTCCGCGAGAACGGCCAACCGCGCCCTGTGGAGACAGTGCACACTGCCCGCGACGTCCCGCTGGTGCTAGGTCTGGCAATCGATTCGTCGGACAGCGTGCTGCCGATCTGGCGAGAGCTACACGCCATTGCCGCGAACTTCCTCGAGGCCATCCTGGCGCCGGAAGACCGGGCATTCATCGTGGACTTCGACGACGTGGTGAGGCTCCTCCAGCCACTCAGCCAAGAAAAGGAACTTCTGTCCCGCGCTCTGGGTCGACTGACCCCGTGGGGCGGCACCGCCGTGAACGACGGGCTCCTGTTCTCGCTCCTGCAGTACGGTCGCGAACCCGGCCGCCGCGCGCTCGTCGTGATCACGGACGGCCTCGACATCCACAGCCGCACGCGACCCGGACAGTCCGCCGACTACGCGCAGCGCCTGGGGCTCCCGATCTACTTCATCGAGCTGGCCCAATCCGAAGAGACGTACACCGTTCATGACCCGTTCGCGTGGGGGGCAAGGAGGGTGGAACGGGAGGCGAGCGGCCGGCTCAGGCGGATCAGCCGGCAGACCGGCGGGCGTGTCTTTCCCGTCCGACTCCTCGACGACGATCCGCCCTGGGTCGAGCGGATCGAACAGGCGTTTGACCAGATCGAAGAGGACCTGCGGCATCAGCAAGTTCTGACGTATTACAGCGATCGGCCACTGGGCACCGCCGTCGAACCCGAGATCAGGGTGACCCGGCGCGGCCTCAGGCTGCGGAGCGCGGTGCCACTGGAAGGCATCGAGTAGACCTGCCCGAGAGATGCGTACGGAAACCGCAGCGCCGGTCCTGGCGAGTCTCGGGCGGACGATGGTCCGTGCGGTCATTGCCTGGACGCTATTGCCGACCGCCGTCGTCCCGGTCGCCGCCCAGGACGCACCTGCCGTCAGCCAGGTCGTCCAGGACGGCTCCGAACCGGAAGTCGACCCCGGGCTGGCCCACCTCCTGGGGCCGTGGATACGCAATGACTCGCTCAGCGAGGATGCGGTCCTCAAGAACGAGAGCATGTGGCGCAGCCGGAAGGTCATCCCGCCCATCATGGTGGAACTGGCGACCAGTGCGGCGGACCGCCTGAGCGCGGTGGAGATTCGCGCCGACGGCGAGCAGTTGCTGCTCAGGAACTCCAGCAACGAGGAAACCGCCTTCAACCTGGACGGGCGACTGCACACCGATCCGGCGGGCAACCAGAGTCAGGTGCTGCTGGCCGACGGTACATTCCGGACCGAG
Encoded proteins:
- a CDS encoding VWA domain-containing protein, translating into MQATPSPPAWTNAIRTTKLVVLALAIWLQAIHPAWPQPAPASNEASPYGEETHDGVSLTPLLGPWIRNEGLSEDPVQKTASLYPGNNYAARLLRRLAEDAADRFDTFLIRVKDGSLAILDGRGSLRWYPLDVGKYHSHPKKIEGRILDLDESPEIETSDSEWRRVETLRRDGDRLVRMAEFRGRTTAGVKFRTVYERPERVFGSNPADIRRPQPLARPVALRIVPPLGRYGELLSGRLEVQTLVIDPQIATVDFFVDGQPVGQVKKRPFATHLKLANPPREQRLEVRAWGPVGEFIASDTVVLNRLHRPFSARITKIRPAHSGENAPIRVEAAVSLPRDAVLERIDFYRSDELVSTLDDFAEQAALRATGTAHIGALIADIDANDFVRVNARLADGREREDAELLQGADYQSEIDVQLTQIQVLVTDRRGNPVSGLAPSDFEVRENGQPRPVETVHTARDVPLVLGLAIDSSDSVLPIWRELHAIAANFLEAILAPEDRAFIVDFDDVVRLLQPLSQEKELLSRALGRLTPWGGTAVNDGLLFSLLQYGREPGRRALVVITDGLDIHSRTRPGQSADYAQRLGLPIYFIELAQSEETYTVHDPFAWGARRVEREASGRLRRISRQTGGRVFPVRLLDDDPPWVERIEQAFDQIEEDLRHQQVLTYYSDRPLGTAVEPEIRVTRRGLRLRSAVPLEGIE